The genomic window AGGCGGGGTCGTCGTCCGAGCGGGCGCCGAACACGATCTCGTCCCAGCTGGGCATCGAGGCGCGGCCCCGCGCCTTCTTCGCTCCGCCCTGCCCGGGCACGATGCCGTCCGGTCCCGGCACGGGACGTCGCCCGCCGCGGACCTGACCGACCGTGCGGGGGCGCTGTTCGCCTCCTGCGACGGGTGCCGGAGGCCCAGGCAGGACAGCCTGAGGAGTCGTCTCGCCCTCTGGCAGGCCGAAGTCGTCCAGCGGCACGTCGATGACGCGGATGGAGCTGGTCGCGAGGTCGTCCCGTGACGAGTCGTCCGAGAAACGGGCAGCCTCGCGTTCGCCCCGACGTCGGCGGAGCGCCTCGAGCAGGTCGGCCGTCTGGGCGTGCGGGTCTCCCGCCGAGGCCTCGGGGTCGCGGTTGGTGGCCGCGAGGGAGGCGGGGGAGCGGACGTCCTGCCGGGCGAGCGCCGCGGGGCGGTCGCCCCTGTGGTCCTCGGGCGCTGCCTGGTCCGGACGCTCGTCCTCGGCGTCCTGGGGCTCGACGAGGAACGCGCCGCTGTCGAAGCGCCCCGTCACCGGCTCGTCGTCCCCTGGCAGGAGGCTGACGGCACGGAGGCGGGGCACGAGCGGCCCGGCGTCGGCCGAGTGCTGGGAGAGGGTCCGGGCGTCGCCGGCGTGCGGGACGAGCGAGAGCGCCTTCGGGTCGAAGCGCCAGGTGGCGTCGCGCGCCACCTCCTGCGTCACGTAGGAGACGGACACGAGCCAGCCGTGCTCGGCGTCCTTGTAGCTGGTCCAGTGACGGTCAGTCGCGGCGGCCGTGTCGAGACGGGCCTCGATGACGCCCCCGAACGACGAGGAGTCGCCGTCCGGCTGGACGTCCGAGGCGACGGTGACCGCGACGCCGAGGGCGTTGCGGAGAGCGTGCGACCTCTCGGCGAGGACGGGGCCCTCGAAGCGGCGGACGTAGGCCAGGTCGGCTCCCGTGCGCTCGGCCGTCTGCTCGGGCGAGAGCCCGGAGCGGATCAGGGACTGGATCTCACGCGGCGGCGCCTTGCGCTCGACCGGCGTGCTGTCGGGGGCGGCGGCGCGCAGCTGCGACCTCAGCGACGGGGTGACGGGCAGCCGGTACTCGGCCCCGCCGTCGGCGGCGACCACGAGCGCTCCGCT from Frigoribacterium sp. PvP032 includes these protein-coding regions:
- the sepH gene encoding septation protein SepH; amino-acid sequence: MQDLRVIGVESGALVVAADGGAEYRLPVTPSLRSQLRAAAPDSTPVERKAPPREIQSLIRSGLSPEQTAERTGADLAYVRRFEGPVLAERSHALRNALGVAVTVASDVQPDGDSSSFGGVIEARLDTAAATDRHWTSYKDAEHGWLVSVSYVTQEVARDATWRFDPKALSLVPHAGDARTLSQHSADAGPLVPRLRAVSLLPGDDEPVTGRFDSGAFLVEPQDAEDERPDQAAPEDHRGDRPAALARQDVRSPASLAATNRDPEASAGDPHAQTADLLEALRRRRGEREAARFSDDSSRDDLATSSIRVIDVPLDDFGLPEGETTPQAVLPGPPAPVAGGEQRPRTVGQVRGGRRPVPGPDGIVPGQGGAKKARGRASMPSWDEIVFGARSDDDPA